A section of the Rubritalea squalenifaciens DSM 18772 genome encodes:
- a CDS encoding sigma-70 family RNA polymerase sigma factor translates to MSSPENQITSDFIRLITDHQNALRGLIVAMLPGSQDINDILQDTNVILWEKRQSYKAGSDFKAWAYAIARIKVMQHWDQRKRLGKILLNEEIVNAAAEMRSTEPSGADEIKLNALRKCLSALTAQEQDLINARYTSHGGLTNYAERTQKSAESLRAILYRTRKKLRKCIDKRLDMRGGLA, encoded by the coding sequence ATGAGTAGCCCCGAAAACCAGATTACCTCAGACTTTATCAGGCTGATCACTGATCATCAGAATGCTCTGAGGGGGCTGATTGTAGCCATGCTACCTGGCTCCCAAGATATCAATGACATTCTCCAAGACACCAATGTCATCCTCTGGGAAAAGCGACAGAGCTACAAAGCAGGCTCAGACTTCAAAGCATGGGCCTATGCCATCGCTAGGATCAAAGTGATGCAGCACTGGGACCAGCGCAAGAGACTCGGCAAAATCCTGCTCAACGAAGAAATCGTCAATGCCGCAGCAGAAATGCGTAGCACTGAGCCCAGCGGTGCAGATGAGATCAAACTCAACGCGCTCAGAAAATGCCTCTCTGCTCTCACCGCTCAAGAACAAGACCTTATCAATGCGCGCTACACGAGTCACGGCGGACTCACGAATTACGCGGAACGCACTCAAAAGTCCGCTGAATCGCTCAGAGCCATTCTCTATCGCACCCGCAAGAAGCTCCGCAAGTGCATCGATAAACGCCTGGACATGAGAGGAGGCCTGGCATGA
- a CDS encoding PEP-CTERM sorting domain-containing protein (PEP-CTERM proteins occur, often in large numbers, in the proteomes of bacteria that also encode an exosortase, a predicted intramembrane cysteine proteinase. The presence of a PEP-CTERM domain at a protein's C-terminus predicts cleavage within the sorting domain, followed by covalent anchoring to some some component of the (usually Gram-negative) cell surface. Many PEP-CTERM proteins exhibit an unusual sequence composition that includes large numbers of potential glycosylation sites. Expression of one such protein has been shown restore the ability of a bacterium to form floc, a type of biofilm.), with protein sequence MKLTQTLLALTATLSAANAAIVFTDSFDYTVDNAFLAEGGWTTVIDTGSGLGANSSTGVMWGNPGATGESALEYNYTTTLAAGDVISMDATIVRNTSGYIYGKEIILWDGADSGTRVSKVDDSQAGNIVTTTSYTVTQDDINAGLTQVIFKYSHDGNWGETADVTFDIVSVPEPTSTALLGLGGLALILRRRR encoded by the coding sequence ATGAAACTAACACAAACACTACTCGCATTAACTGCCACACTCAGTGCTGCTAACGCGGCCATCGTATTCACAGATTCTTTTGATTACACCGTTGATAATGCCTTCCTCGCTGAAGGTGGCTGGACTACAGTCATTGATACAGGCAGTGGCTTAGGAGCAAATTCTTCAACTGGTGTCATGTGGGGCAACCCAGGTGCTACTGGTGAGTCAGCACTGGAATACAATTACACCACCACACTGGCGGCAGGTGATGTTATTAGTATGGACGCCACAATCGTTCGCAACACATCTGGTTATATCTATGGCAAGGAAATCATTCTCTGGGATGGTGCTGATTCCGGAACCCGCGTATCCAAAGTGGACGACTCTCAAGCTGGTAACATCGTCACTACAACAAGCTACACGGTGACTCAGGACGACATCAATGCCGGCTTGACCCAAGTCATCTTCAAGTACAGCCACGATGGCAACTGGGGTGAGACCGCTGACGTCACTTTTGACATCGTCTCAGTCCCAGAACCGACCAGCACAGCTTTACTCGGACTCGGAGGTCTAGCTCTCATTTTGCGCCGACGCAGATA
- a CDS encoding LamG-like jellyroll fold domain-containing protein, protein MTTECLVNLIQDLTEGIITPADLQRLEAELMQNPEAMQVYLAWMDLDNLLQIETSVRKHARTQVIPMERIIHRQRRKMLRTASLAAAALVIIGLAILALFHIPENPDSSLTFRTSPGTHFTLTHDASDETTPAGMVMKEGSRLSLSQGTVELTFESGVSSIVMAPAEMTLQSGNKLKLNHGSAWFHVPEGAEGFQVSTQDLEIIDLGTEFGVHADPDNYDEVHVLKGKVKVTTKRVRKESAILSLGESRRIDSIGRLKEIPPAPETFLTSLPDTLPYIHWSFDKVENDAFQAQGNHPDLELSSARPKQADLQPLISKGRFGSAVHFTGVKGQQLQTQLPGIAGAEPRSVACWIRTDYAPDKGTDIASLIGWGYCQSDSKDTPENTIWTLKIGLGGYPLIVGGPHYVGTTNLADGQWHHLACVMHPPETKDGPTRHTLYIDGKIESTSTTFNTERTRTLTDHPLSTRVRIGASIHRPDTPPIVFRGDIDEVYLFYGALDEATILNLYQSNRPLVAPNPLSTK, encoded by the coding sequence ATGACAACAGAGTGCTTAGTCAATCTGATACAGGATCTCACTGAGGGCATCATTACGCCAGCAGATCTTCAGAGGCTTGAAGCTGAGCTGATGCAGAATCCGGAGGCCATGCAGGTTTATCTGGCTTGGATGGACTTGGATAACTTGCTGCAAATAGAAACTTCGGTCCGTAAACACGCTAGGACTCAAGTCATCCCGATGGAGCGCATCATTCACCGTCAGCGAAGAAAGATGCTCCGTACAGCGTCCCTTGCTGCCGCAGCACTCGTCATCATCGGCCTCGCCATCCTTGCTCTCTTTCATATCCCAGAGAACCCTGATAGCTCGCTGACTTTTAGAACCTCACCAGGTACTCACTTCACGCTCACACACGACGCCTCTGACGAAACTACTCCTGCAGGCATGGTCATGAAAGAAGGATCCCGCCTCAGCCTCAGTCAAGGCACCGTAGAGCTCACCTTCGAATCAGGAGTTAGTTCCATCGTCATGGCTCCGGCGGAAATGACACTACAGTCTGGTAACAAGCTGAAGCTGAACCATGGCTCCGCTTGGTTCCATGTCCCTGAGGGAGCTGAAGGCTTTCAGGTCTCAACTCAAGATCTCGAAATCATCGATCTTGGAACCGAGTTCGGTGTCCATGCTGATCCAGACAATTACGATGAAGTCCACGTGCTCAAAGGCAAAGTCAAAGTCACAACCAAGCGCGTACGCAAAGAATCCGCCATCTTAAGCCTTGGAGAGTCTCGACGTATCGACAGCATAGGACGCCTCAAGGAGATTCCCCCTGCTCCTGAGACATTCCTCACCTCTCTTCCCGATACTCTTCCCTACATCCACTGGAGTTTCGACAAGGTGGAAAACGATGCCTTCCAAGCACAGGGCAACCACCCTGACTTGGAATTGTCCTCCGCGCGCCCCAAACAGGCTGATCTTCAGCCGCTCATTTCAAAAGGCCGTTTTGGTTCAGCCGTGCACTTCACGGGCGTTAAAGGGCAACAGCTACAAACTCAGCTACCCGGTATTGCAGGAGCCGAACCCCGTTCTGTAGCGTGCTGGATACGTACAGATTATGCGCCGGATAAAGGCACCGACATCGCTAGCCTCATCGGTTGGGGCTACTGCCAAAGCGACAGTAAAGACACGCCTGAAAATACCATCTGGACCCTGAAGATCGGACTTGGCGGATATCCGCTCATCGTCGGAGGTCCACATTATGTCGGCACTACGAATCTAGCTGATGGTCAGTGGCACCACCTTGCTTGTGTGATGCATCCACCTGAAACCAAAGACGGCCCCACACGACACACTCTCTACATCGACGGTAAAATCGAGTCTACCAGTACCACCTTCAACACTGAGCGAACTAGGACACTAACAGACCATCCTCTATCTACACGCGTACGAATTGGCGCCAGCATACACCGCCCCGATACCCCCCCGATCGTGTTCAGAGGGGATATTGATGAGGTTTATCTGTTCTACGGAGCTCTCGATGAAGCGACTATTTTAAATCTCTATCAAAGCAACCGCCCTCTTGTTGCACCAAATCCCCTTTCCACCAAGTGA
- the moaC gene encoding cyclic pyranopterin monophosphate synthase MoaC: MLSHIDPENNQPGMVDVSSKAITQREATAESIVILGEEIMAELVGDDIQTKKGPVFQTAIIAGTMAVKKTSDLIPLCHPLPLEKCKFSIAPLPEQQAVRITCTCLVSGKTGVEMEALTGASVAALTIYDMCKAMSHDITINQTRLVKKTGGKSDYAAQ, from the coding sequence ATGCTTTCCCATATTGACCCAGAAAACAACCAGCCAGGCATGGTAGATGTCTCCAGCAAGGCAATCACCCAACGCGAAGCTACTGCCGAATCTATTGTCATTCTTGGTGAGGAGATCATGGCTGAACTCGTGGGCGATGACATCCAGACGAAGAAAGGTCCGGTCTTCCAGACCGCCATCATCGCCGGCACCATGGCGGTGAAAAAAACTTCGGACCTCATCCCGCTCTGCCATCCGCTTCCTCTGGAGAAATGCAAGTTCTCGATCGCGCCGCTCCCAGAGCAGCAGGCAGTACGCATCACCTGTACTTGCCTAGTTTCCGGCAAGACAGGCGTGGAAATGGAAGCTCTCACAGGAGCTTCCGTGGCAGCCCTCACCATCTACGACATGTGCAAAGCCATGTCCCACGACATCACCATCAACCAAACCAGGCTCGTCAAAAAGACTGGCGGAAAATCAGATTACGCAGCCCAATGA
- a CDS encoding molybdopterin molybdotransferase MoeA: MPALALETSPLWQEAKGVLPLISMEEAESLILSSLEHLPAEHINADQAYQRVLRHPIFADRPAPPFDRVMMDGIAIHSSSTSKSFIISGTQAAGAPALHLIQPDHCLEVMTGAPLPSGTDTVIPVEQIEVSGQQATLLPTTTFEPGQFIHRTGSDCAADATALPEGIKLSPMELAIAASVGAMEMSVSKLPSIHLLTTGDEVIDPTETPTDFQIRRSHPSALIPLIEGNKLGKVKHVHLADDPDAIDQALAPSLEQADVLILTGGISMGKFDWVAPLLRKHLGEPHFHGVAQRPGKPFAYWKSHGSPSVFALPGNPVSVTATATRYLLPALMTMLGMKPTARRAPLAGDFLWSAPLTGILPYTMQDGCITLHPPRNSGDYLTLAGKQGFAVVSEPKKQYTAGTLLDIYPFF; the protein is encoded by the coding sequence ATGCCTGCTTTGGCACTTGAAACTTCCCCTCTCTGGCAGGAAGCTAAAGGAGTGCTGCCACTGATCTCCATGGAGGAGGCTGAAAGCCTCATACTTAGCTCGCTCGAACACCTTCCAGCCGAACACATTAACGCGGATCAGGCGTATCAGCGCGTGTTGCGGCACCCCATTTTCGCTGACCGCCCGGCTCCCCCCTTCGACCGTGTCATGATGGACGGCATCGCCATCCATTCATCATCCACATCGAAAAGTTTCATCATCTCCGGCACCCAGGCTGCGGGCGCTCCAGCCCTCCACCTGATCCAGCCCGATCATTGCCTTGAAGTCATGACAGGAGCCCCGCTGCCGAGTGGCACCGATACCGTCATCCCCGTGGAGCAAATCGAAGTCTCAGGACAACAAGCCACACTTCTACCAACCACCACTTTCGAACCAGGCCAGTTCATCCACCGCACAGGAAGCGACTGCGCAGCAGACGCCACAGCCCTGCCTGAAGGCATCAAGCTTAGCCCAATGGAACTCGCCATCGCAGCCAGCGTAGGAGCCATGGAAATGAGTGTCTCCAAACTTCCCAGCATCCATCTCCTTACCACGGGTGACGAAGTCATCGATCCGACAGAAACTCCCACAGACTTCCAGATCCGCCGCTCACACCCCTCGGCGCTCATCCCTCTCATCGAGGGCAATAAGCTAGGCAAGGTCAAACATGTGCACTTGGCGGACGACCCGGATGCCATCGACCAGGCTCTCGCACCCTCTCTGGAACAAGCAGATGTACTTATCCTAACAGGAGGCATCTCCATGGGAAAATTTGACTGGGTCGCACCACTTCTGAGAAAGCATCTGGGCGAACCGCATTTCCATGGCGTGGCTCAGCGTCCGGGCAAACCCTTTGCCTATTGGAAAAGCCACGGTTCACCATCAGTCTTTGCTCTACCTGGCAATCCGGTCTCCGTAACAGCCACAGCCACCCGATATCTGCTGCCCGCCCTCATGACCATGCTAGGCATGAAGCCCACTGCACGGCGTGCACCTTTGGCCGGCGATTTTCTCTGGTCTGCACCGCTCACGGGTATCCTTCCCTACACCATGCAGGATGGTTGCATCACACTGCACCCGCCACGAAACTCAGGCGACTACCTGACTCTCGCCGGAAAGCAGGGCTTTGCTGTCGTCTCCGAGCCGAAAAAGCAATATACTGCAGGAACGCTGCTCGACATCTATCCCTTTTTCTAA
- a CDS encoding NTP transferase domain-containing protein → MKIETSILLVGGKSTRMGQDKAFLTYRNNTPEYLRLYEILHKLSDHVYLSHPGTIDYGLPFIADPANGPLAAINAAAEENEESPLLVVACDLPLLEWETLEHLIRERDPSADATAYRSSIDGRPEPLCAIYEPSIFPKIKAAIEDKHFCPRNLLEECNTKLVDLIRPHALMNANSPADTLEIRSFLEDARTSKSIELRYFAQLKEITGTDSEPYQTESVTPSGLYEELKAKYHFPHKQKQLMLAINGDFADWATPLQEGDEVVFIPPVAGG, encoded by the coding sequence ATGAAAATCGAAACTTCCATCCTTCTGGTCGGTGGCAAGTCCACCCGCATGGGACAGGACAAGGCCTTCCTGACATACCGTAACAACACGCCGGAATACCTCAGGCTTTACGAGATCCTGCACAAGCTCTCCGACCACGTATACCTGTCTCACCCCGGAACTATAGACTACGGTCTCCCATTCATCGCTGATCCAGCCAACGGCCCTTTAGCGGCAATCAATGCAGCTGCAGAGGAAAACGAGGAATCACCATTACTCGTTGTCGCCTGTGACCTTCCACTCTTGGAATGGGAAACTCTGGAGCATCTCATTCGCGAACGTGATCCAAGTGCCGACGCCACAGCCTACCGCAGCAGCATTGACGGACGCCCAGAACCACTCTGCGCCATCTACGAACCTTCCATTTTTCCAAAAATCAAAGCGGCCATTGAGGACAAACACTTCTGCCCTCGCAATCTGCTAGAGGAGTGCAATACCAAGCTTGTGGATCTCATCCGACCACACGCCTTGATGAATGCCAACTCCCCGGCAGACACCTTGGAGATCCGCAGCTTTCTCGAGGACGCTCGCACTTCGAAATCCATTGAGCTTCGCTACTTCGCCCAGCTCAAGGAAATCACTGGCACCGATTCTGAACCCTACCAAACCGAATCAGTCACTCCTTCCGGACTCTACGAAGAGCTGAAAGCCAAGTACCATTTCCCACACAAGCAAAAGCAGCTCATGCTTGCCATTAACGGAGACTTTGCCGACTGGGCGACACCTCTTCAAGAAGGCGACGAAGTCGTCTTCATTCCTCCCGTGGCTGGCGGCTAA
- a CDS encoding HAD family hydrolase produces the protein MASVEDLVSIRAVEALEYPQEVRGVLSFDFDGTLHVPTENPPLSPAFFEKVQQLREEGWIWGINTGRSLPQMIDGFGFGKFPFYPDFLVAREREIFTPGQFGRWVPVEAWKKKSAKDHKRFYRQTKKFLKEVEEFVDYETDAEWIEEENGDTGVISTTIEEMQRIVDYIEKHRGKYEMLGYLRNTIYLRFSHVDYHKGTALQEVARLAGVDKQHVFVIGDGHNDLDKLHPDVAGMIACVGNADEVVKEHVREQGGYVAEGIGSLGTIEALEHFLS, from the coding sequence GTGGCATCCGTCGAAGATCTGGTCTCAATTAGGGCTGTGGAAGCTTTGGAATACCCCCAAGAAGTTCGAGGAGTTCTTTCGTTTGATTTTGACGGGACGCTGCATGTGCCGACAGAGAATCCGCCGCTGAGTCCGGCCTTTTTTGAAAAGGTCCAGCAGCTGCGTGAGGAGGGCTGGATCTGGGGAATCAATACGGGCCGCTCACTGCCGCAGATGATCGATGGCTTTGGTTTTGGTAAGTTTCCGTTTTATCCAGACTTTCTGGTGGCACGGGAGCGGGAGATTTTTACGCCGGGGCAATTTGGTCGCTGGGTTCCCGTGGAGGCTTGGAAAAAGAAAAGTGCCAAAGATCACAAGAGGTTTTACCGGCAGACTAAGAAGTTCCTGAAGGAGGTGGAAGAGTTCGTTGATTACGAGACTGATGCCGAATGGATCGAGGAGGAGAACGGTGACACTGGGGTGATCTCTACGACCATTGAGGAAATGCAGAGGATCGTAGACTATATTGAGAAGCACCGAGGCAAGTATGAGATGTTAGGATACTTGCGTAATACGATCTATCTGCGTTTCAGTCATGTGGACTATCACAAGGGGACAGCTCTACAGGAGGTGGCTCGACTGGCTGGTGTGGACAAGCAGCATGTCTTCGTGATCGGGGACGGGCATAATGACCTCGATAAATTGCACCCGGATGTAGCTGGAATGATTGCCTGCGTGGGCAATGCAGACGAGGTGGTGAAAGAGCACGTGCGCGAGCAAGGCGGCTATGTAGCCGAGGGAATTGGGAGCCTCGGGACTATCGAGGCTCTTGAGCATTTCTTAAGTTAA